In Danaus plexippus chromosome 28, MEX_DaPlex, whole genome shotgun sequence, a genomic segment contains:
- the LOC116776394 gene encoding larval/pupal cuticle protein H1C-like produces the protein MRFLIVAAAVLACAAAAPSGALLAPYGHGLGLAHGGLAVAHGAPLGLAHGGLAVAHAAPLAVAHAVAPTIPPGDIAGAAIDAHVEAVDHARAIGDQASEIHGQALNAAEDHAWQAVDAAQTAQAQVDGAAAGVAPNVARQLVGHGAVAHAAIAAPALAHGALVGPALAHGALAGPALAHGALVGSALAHGYAGSHSVATSSLSQTHPAPIVHAPIAYGAHGLGHGLAHGLAHAW, from the exons ATGAGATTTCTG ATTGTTGCCGCCGCCGTCCTCGCCTGCGCCGCAGCCGCACCCTCGGGTGCCCTGCTGGCACCTTATGGCCACGGTCTGGGACTCGCCCACGGTGGTCTGGCTGTCGCCCATGGAGCTCCTCTTGGTCTCGCCCACGGTGGACTCGCGGTCGCCCACGCCGCTCCCCTGGCCGTCGCCCACGCTGTAGCGCCCACCATCCCCCCCGGTGACATCGCCGGAGCCGCCATCGACGCCCACGTCGAAGCCGTTGACCACGCCCGCGCTATCGGCGACCAGGCTAGCGAAATCCACGGACAGGCCCTCAACGCTGCCGAAGACCACGCATGGCAGGCGGTCGATGCTGCTCAGACAGCTCAAGCTCAAGTTGATGGTGCCGCCGCCGGTGTAGCTCCCAATGTAGCCCGCCAACTCGTCGGACACGGAGCTGTAGCCCACGCCGCTATCGCCGCTCCCGCCTTGGCTCATGGAGCGCTTGTTGGACCCGCCCTCGCTCACGGAGCCCTGGCCGGCCCAGCCCTCGCCCACGGAGCTCTAGTCGGTTCCGCCCTCGCTCACGGATACGCCGGCAGCCATTCGGTCGCCACTTCATCCTTGTCCCAGACCCATCCCGCCCCGATCGTCCACGCACCAATCGCATACGGCGCCCACGGTCTTGGCCACGGACTTGCCCACGGACTTGCCCACGCTTGGTAA